From the genome of Triticum aestivum cultivar Chinese Spring chromosome 3B, IWGSC CS RefSeq v2.1, whole genome shotgun sequence, one region includes:
- the LOC123069556 gene encoding protein TPR1, producing the protein MSSLSRELVFLILQFLDEEKFKETVHKLEQESGFYFNVKYFEEKVHAGEWDEVERYLSGFTKVDDNRYSMKIFFEIRKQKYLEALDRHDRAKAVDILVKDLKVFSTFNEELYKEITQLLTLENFRENEQLSKYGDTKSARSIMLIELKKLIEANPLFREKLVFPTLKASRLRTLINQSLNWQHQLCKNPRPNPDIKTLFTDHTCSPPNGARTSPVSVPLAAVPKAGAAYQPLTGHAPFQPPPPAGPSLAGWMTSAAVSSSIQSAAVAASSMSVPPNQGMMKRPAISDYQSAESEQLMKRLRPAGHGIDEATYPAPTPQPSWSLDDLPRTVACTLSQGSNVTSMDFHPSRHTLLLVGSGNGEFTLWEIGLRERLVSKPFKIWDMQACSAQFQSVLAKDSSMPINRVTWSPDGDLIGVAFAKHLIHLYAYQQPNEARQVLEIEAHSGGVNDIAFSRPNKQLCVVTCGDDKLIRVWDMHGQKIYSFEGHEAPVYSICPHHKETIQFIFSTSIDGKIKAWLYDNAGSRVDYDAPGKWCTTMLYSADGTRLFSCGTSKEGDSHLVEWNESEGSIKRTYSGFRKKASGVVQGVVQFDTAQNHILAAGEDNQIKFWDVDNTNMLTFIDADGGLPGLPRLRFNKEGNLLAVTTVDNGFKILANSDGLRSLRAFGNRPFEAFRSPYEASAMKVSGAPVVAGISPNIGRMDNLDRNSPAKPSPILNGADPASRSIDIKPRISEEKPDKAKPWELMEVLNPQQFRVATLPETPEQTSKVVRLLYTNSGVGLLALGSNAIQRLWKWNRNEQNPSGKATASVVPQHWQPNSGLVMANDIGETPPEESVPCIALSKNDSYVMSACGGKVSLFNMMTFKVMTTFMPPPPASTFLAFHPQDNNIIAIGMEDSTIHIYNVRVDEVKIRLKGHQKRITGLAFSNSLHILVSSGADAQLCVWATDSWEKKKSVAIQMPAGKTPSGDTRVQFNSDQNRLLVVHETQIAIYDASKMERIYQWIPQGTLSAAISHASYSCNSQLVFAAFTDGNVAIFDADNLRLRCRIASSAYMSTAAINSNPPVYPFVVAGHPQEPNQFAVGLSDGSVKVMEPLESDGKWGTPAPVENGVANGRAPASSATSNPATDQNQR; encoded by the exons ATGTCGTCCCTCAGCCGCGAGCTCGTCTTCCTCATCCTCCAGTTCCTcgacgaggagaagttcaaggagACCGTGCACAA GCTTGAACAAGAGTCAGGCTTTTACTTCAACGTCAAGTACTTTGAGGAGAAGGTCCATGCTGGGGAGTGGGATGAGGTGGAAAGGTATCTCTCAGGTTTCACCAAGGTGGACGACAATAGGTATTCGATGAAGATCTTCTTTGAGATCAGGAAGCAGAAGTATTTGGAAGCGCTTGATAG GCATGATAGAGCGAAGGCGGTAGATATTCTTGTCAAGGATCTTAAAGTCTTCTCGACATTCAATGAGGAGTTATATAAAGAGATAACACAGCTTCTCACTCTTGAGAATTTCAG GGAAAATGAACAGCTATCTAAGTATGGGGATACAAAATCTGCTCGCAGTATTATGCTGATTGAGCTAAAAAAACTAATCGAAGCAAATCCCCTTTTCCGGGAAAAACTTGTCTTTCCAACCCTTAAAGCATCCCGTTTGCGGACTTTAATTAACCAAAG CTTAAACTGGCAGCATCAACTTTGTAAAAACCCTCGGCCAAATCCAGATATCAAGACGTTATTCACGGATCACACTTGCTCTCCTCCCAATGGAGCACGTACATCTCCTGTATCTGTACCATTGGCAGCTGTTCCGAAGGCTGGTGCAGCATACCAGCCACTCACAGGCCATGCT CCATtccagcctcctcctcctgccgGTCCATCTTTAGCTGGTTGGATGACAAGTGCTGCTGTTTCTTCATCCATTCAGTCTGCTGCCGTGGCAGCATCATCAATGTCTGTTCCACCAAATCAAG GCATGATGAAACGCCCAGCTATATCAGACTATCAAAGTGCAGAATCTGAGCAACTAATGAAGCGATTGAGGCCCGCTGGACATGGTATTGATGAG GCCACCTATCCTGCACCTACTCCTCAACCTTCATGGTCATTGGATGACCTTCCTAGGACAGTGGCGTGCACATTATCACAGGGATCTAATGTAACTAGCATGGACTTTCATCCTTCTCGTCATACACTACTACTAG TTGGATCTGGTAATGGTGAATTTACACTTTGGGAGATTGGTCTGCGTGAGAGGCTGGTCTCAAAGCCCTTCAAAATTTGGGACATGCAAGCATGTTCAGCACAATTTCAG AGTGTCTTGGCTAAAGACTCTTCCATGCCCATTAATCGAGTTACATGGAGCCCTGATGGAGACTTGATTG GAGTTGCATTTGCAAAACATTTGATCCATCTGTACGCATACCAACAACCAAATGAAGCACGCCAAGTTTTAGAG ATTGAGGCTCATTCTGGAGGAGTTAATGACATAGCATTCTCCCGGCCAAATAAGCAACTATGTGTTGTCACTTGCGGAGATGACAAGCTGATAAGG GTCTGGGATATGCATGGACAGAAAATATATTCGTTTGAAGGACACGAGGCACCTGTGTATTCTATTTGCCCTCACCACAAAGAGACTATTCAG TTTATTTTCTCAACTTCCATTGATGGGAAAATTAAGGCATGGCTTTATGACAATGCGGGATCTAGGGTGGACTATGATGCTCCAGGAAAATGGTGTACTACAATGCTTTATAGTGCCGATGGAACTAG GTTGTTCTCATGCGGAACAAGCAAAGAGGGAGACTCACATTTGGTCGAGTGGAACGAAAGCGAAGGATCTATCAAGAGAACATATTCTGGATTCCGCAAAAAGGCATCTGGTGTAGTGCAGGGTGTCGTGCAGTTTGATACAGCTCAGAATCACATTTTAGCTGCCGGGGAAGATAACCAAATTAAATTTTGGGATGTTGATAACACCAACATGCTTACCTTTATTGATGCCGACGGAGGCTTGCCA GGCCTTCCCCGGTTAAGGTTCAATAAAGAAGGGAATCTTCTTGCTGTTACTACAGTAGACAATGGCTTTAAGATACTTGCAAATTCTGATGGGCTCAGATCTTTACGGGCTTTTGGGAACCGGCCTTTTGAGGCGTTTAGGTCGCCATATGAAGCTTCTGCGATGAAG GTCTCAGGTGCTCCTGTTGTTGCGGGCATCTCTCCTAACATTGGCCGAATGGATAACTTAGACAGGAACTCTCCTGCAAAGCCATCTCCTATACTG AATGGCGCTGATCCAGCATCTAGAAGCATAGATATAAAGCCAAGAATCTCAGAAGAAAAACCTGATAAAGCCAAACCTTGGGAGCTGATGGAAGTTCTAAATCCCCAGCAATTCCGTGTAGCTACATTGCCAGAAACTCCAGAACAAACCAGCAAG GTTGTCAGACTTCTGTACACAAATTCTGGTGTCGGTTTGTTAGCACTAGGGTCTAACGCCATTCAAAGGCTGTGGAAATGGAACCGAAATGAGCAGAATCCAAGTGGGAAG GCCACGGCTAGTGTTGTGCCACAGCATTGGCAACCAAACAGTGGCCTTGTCATGGCAAATGATATCGGAGAAACACCTCCTGAGGAGTCAGTCCCATGCATTGCACTCTCCAAGAATGATTCTTATGTGATGTCTGCATGTGGTGGAAAGGTCTCATTGTTTAATATGATGACATTTAAG GTGATGACAACATTCATGCCACCTCCACCAGCATCGACCTTTTTAGCATTTCACCCTCAAGATAATAACATCATAGCAATTGGAATGGAAGATTCAACCATCCACATATACAATGTCAGGGTAGATGAG GTCAAAATTAGACTCAAAGGACATCAAAAGAGGATAACCGGATTGGCCTTTTCCAACAGCCTGCATATACTTGTTTCTTCTGGCGCTGATGCACAG TTATGTGTGTGGGCCACCGATTCTTGGGAAAAGAAGAAATCGGTCGCTATACAAATGCCAGCTGGGAAGACTCCATCAGGAGACACAAGGGTTCAGTTTAATTCTGACCAAAATCGCTTGTTAGTAGTCCATGAGACTCAGATAGCTATTTATGATGCGTCCAAGATGGAGAGAATCTACCAG TGGATACCTCAGGGCACTTTGTCAGCTGCCATATCACACGCATCGTACTCGTGCAATAGCCAACTAGTTTTTGCTGCTTTTACTGATGGTAATGTTGCCATCTTTGATGCGGATAACTTGAGATTACGATGCCGAATTGCATCATCTGCTTACATGTCTACGGCAGCCATAAACAG CAATCCACCCGTTTACCCTTTTGTTGTTGCTGGACACCCACAAGAACCAAATCAATTTGCAGTCGGGCTTTCAGATGGATCCGTTAAAGTGATGGAGCCGTTGGAGTCCGACGGGAAGTGGGGGACGCCTGCTCCAGTGGAAAATGGGGTGGCCAACGGAAGGGCGCCAGCATCATCAGCTACAAGCAATCCAGCCACAGATCAAAACCAAAGATAG